The following coding sequences lie in one Hippopotamus amphibius kiboko isolate mHipAmp2 chromosome 7, mHipAmp2.hap2, whole genome shotgun sequence genomic window:
- the LOC130856733 gene encoding cytochrome b-c1 complex subunit 10-like, translated as MVPPKATLFGKTVTVADSTVTLSRFLGRGYRELARNWIPAVGVWGAVGTLGLLWATSWRLILDCVRYLNGKVKKVS; from the exons atGGTACCTCCGAAggcgaccttatttggaaagacgGTCACTGTAgct GACAGCACTGTGACGCTGAGCAGGTTCCTGGGCCGTGGCTACCGCGAGCTGGCCAGAAACTGGATTCCCGCGGTGGGTGTGTGGGGCGCCGTGGGCACTCTGGGGCTGTTGTGGGCCACCAGCTGGCGGCTGATTCTGGACTGCGTGCGCTACCTCAATGGCAAGGTTAAGAAGGTCAGTTAA